A single region of the Eleginops maclovinus isolate JMC-PN-2008 ecotype Puerto Natales chromosome 4, JC_Emac_rtc_rv5, whole genome shotgun sequence genome encodes:
- the atic gene encoding bifunctional purine biosynthesis protein PURH, producing MASSELALLSVSDKTGLVDFAKRLVAVGLSLVASGGTAKALRDAGLAVRDVSELTGHPEMLGGRVKTLHPAVHGGILARKTPSDTADMEKLGYSLVRVVVCNLYPFVKTVSNPSVTVDDAVEQIDIGGVTLLRAAAKNHARVAIVCDPADYSLVAEEMESSGDKDTTLETRRTLALKAFTHTAQYDEAISDYFRGQYSRGVSQLPLRYGMNPHQAPAQLYTLHPALPLKVVNGSPGFINLCDALNAWQLVRELKGALGMAAATSFKHVSPAGAAVGVPLSEEEAKVCMVHDMLKDLSPLATAYARARGSDRMSSFGDFIAVSDVCDVPTAKIISREVSDGIIAPGYDEEALKILSKKKNGNYCVLQMDPEYEPDEAEVRVLFGLYLKQKRNGAKIDKELFSNIVSKGSLSEEAVRDLAVATIAVKYTQSNSVCYAKDGQVVGIGAGQQSRIHCTRLAGDKADNWWLRHHPRVLNMKFRSGVKRAEIANAIDQYVSDTIGEGPDLDVWKSKFEEVPEPLSESEKKNWICSLQAVAVSSDAFFPFRDNIDRAKRSGVGYIAAPAGSAADQVVIDACNEQGIALVHTNLRLFHH from the exons ATGGCCTCCTCAGAGCTTG CACTTTTGAGTGTGTCAGACAAAACTGGACTGGTGGACTTTGCCAAAAGGCTGGTGGCTGTTGGACTGTCTCTGGTCGCATCAGGGGGCACAGCCAAAGCCCTGCGAGATGCTGGTCTGGCTGTCAG GGATGTGTCTGAGCTGACTGGACATCCAGAGATGCTGGGGGGCAGAGTGAAGACCCTTCACCCGGCTGTGCATGGAGGTATCCTGGCCAGGAAAACCCCCTCTGACACCGCAGACATGGAGAAGCTCGGCTACAGCCTGGTCAG AGTGGTGGTGTGCAACCTCTACCCCTTTGTGAAGACGGTCTCTAACCCGAGTGTGACCGTGGATGATGCTGTGGAGCAGATAGATATCG GTGGAGTTACTCTTTTAAGAGCTGCAGCAAAGAATCACGCTCGCGTCGCTATAGTGTGTGATCCTGCTGACTACTCACTGGTTGCCGAGGAGATGGAGAGTTCAGGAGACAAAGATACAACCCTGGAAACCCGCAGGACTCTGGCCCTAAAA gccttcacacacacagcacagtaTGACGAAGCCATATCTGACTACTTTCGTGGACAGTACAGCCGTGGTGTTTCACAGTTGCCTCTGCGCTACGGCATGAACCCCCACCAAGCCCCCGCCCAGCTCTACACCCTGCACCCAGCTCTCCCTCTCAAAG TGGTAAACGGTTCCCCCGGCTTCATCAACCTGTGTGATGCTCTGAACGCCTGGCAGCTGGTCAGAGAGTTAAAGGGCGCCCTCGGCATGGCTGCTGCCACCTCTTTCAAACATGTCAGCCCTGCTG GCGCTGCCGTGGGAGTTCCTCTGAGTGAGGAGGAAGCCAAGGTGTGCATGGTGCACGACATGCTAAAGGATCTCTCCCCGCTGGCAACAGCCTACGCTCGGGCGAGGGGCTCCGACAGAATGTCCTCTTTTGGAGACTTCATCGCTGTGTCCGATGTTTGTGATGTTCCCACTGCCAAGATTATATCAAGAGAG GTGTCTGACGGTATCATCGCTCCTGGTTATGATGAGGAGGCCCTCAAGATCCTTTCCAAAAAGAAGAATGGCAACTACTGTGTGCTTCAG ATGGATCCAGAATATGAGCCGGATGAGGCGGAGGTCAGAGTGCTGTTTGGTCTTTATCTCAAACAGAAGAGGAATGGAGCGAAGATCGATAAGGAGCTCTTCAGCAACATTGTTTCCAAGGGCTCG CTCTCAGAGGAAGCTGTGCGTGACCTGGCCGTGGCCACCATCGCTGTTAAGTACACTCAGTCCAACTCTGTCTGCTACGCTAAAGATGGACAG GTTGTTGGTATTGGAGCAGGGCAGCAGTCCCGTATCCACTGCACCCGTCTGGCAGGTGACAAAGCTGATAACTGGTGGCTGAGACACCACCCTCGGGTCCTAAACATGAAGTTTCGCAGCGGTGTGAAGCGAGCGGAGATTGCCAACGCAATCGACCAGTATGTCAGCGACACCATTGGAGAG GGACCAGACTTGGACGTTTGGAAGTCGAAGTTTGAAGAGGTGCCTGAGCCTCTGTCAGAGTCTGAGAAGAAGAACTGGATCTGCTCCCTGCAGGCCGTGGCTGTCAGCTCTGACGCCTTCTTCCCCTTCAGAGATAACATAGATCGTGCCAAACGG aGTGGTGTTGGGTACATCGCAGCTCCAGCAGGATCTGCTGCTGATCAGGTTGTGATTGACGCCTGTAACGAGCAGGGCATTGCTCTGGTGCACACCAACCTGCGGCTCTTCCACCACTGA